From a single Arcobacter sp. CECT 8983 genomic region:
- a CDS encoding methyl-accepting chemotaxis protein, whose translation VVAGEVRNLANRSAQAAREIKDLVEDANLKANDGKKISDEMINGYKELNTHITETIHIIEDVSKASKEQMTGIEQINDAVTMLDRVTQENASEANQVKTIADEVSVMANELVNDAKNKKFN comes from the coding sequence GTAGTAGCAGGGGAAGTAAGAAACCTAGCAAATAGATCTGCCCAAGCAGCAAGAGAAATAAAAGATTTAGTAGAAGATGCAAACCTAAAAGCAAATGATGGTAAAAAGATATCAGATGAAATGATAAATGGATATAAAGAATTAAATACCCATATAACAGAAACAATCCATATAATAGAAGATGTTTCAAAAGCAAGTAAAGAACAAATGACAGGAATAGAACAAATAAATGATGCAGTAACAATGCTAGACCGTGTAACACAAGAAAATGCAAGTGAAGCAAATCAAGTAAAAACAATAGCAGATGAAGTATCAGTAATGGCAAATGAATTAGTAAATGATGCAAAAAATAAAAAGTTTAACTAA